The genomic stretch GTCGGCCGGGTTGGCGCCCATCCTGGCGGCGGCGAAGAGGAAGATGTCAGGTGCCGGCTTGCCGTTCTTGACCATCGAGGAGCTGTAGATCGCCTCGCCGAAGAAGTGCGCCAGCCCGGTGACGGCAAGGCTGTGGTTGATGCGCTCGACCGAGGATGACGAGGCAACGCAGCGGTCGCCCTCGAGCGTCTCCAGAAAAGCGGCGATCCCCAGCGTCGGCTTCAACTCCTGCGTGAACAGAACCTTGGTCTCGGCCCAGATGTCGCCGTCGGCGGCAGCGGGAAACTGATGGCCGGTCAATTCCCTGATCCTGACGATGATATCGGACTGCTTCATGCCGATGCATTGGGCGATGATGCCGCCATGAACGCCTGGCATGCCGTGCTTTTCATAGACGCGCTCATAGGCCCTGGCGGCCAGCGGCTCGCTGTCGACGAGAACGCCGTCACAATCGAAAATAATAGTCCTTGGTCGCGCCACGCGCTTCTCCCCCGAGTCGATTTTGCACATCGCTATCGGGAAAAAGTCAAATGTTCAATAGTACGGCGTTTTTGATGACCGATGGATCCAACAGCGTGTGATCACAAATGGCGCAGAGCATCGCTTGCGCGCGCCGATCCCAGTGCGCGTTGCATGGCTTGCCGGGACTGTGCGCGATCCGGCGTGATCCAGTTAGGTTCTGCACCGAGGAAGCGGTCGAGGAAAGCCACCGCGTAGGCCGGCATGTCGGTCACGTTCTCGCGATAGGACCACCAGGTGCGCAGATCGTCGGCGCATTTGTCGATGCTTGGCGCGGTGCCGAACTCCTGCTCGTAGATCGCAGAAATCACCGAGACGCAGTAGTTGGTGTAGAGGAAGCCTTCGGGCCAGAAGCGGATGATTTCCAGCGTGCCGGCATTTTGATCTGTTTCGATCAGCTGGCTCAGGCCGGAGATTTCCCTGGCCGGCGCCTGCTTGATCAGCTCGCGCAGCACCAGGCCGGCGGCAAAGACGATGAAGTCGGCGCGGTCTACCGCGGCGAAGCGCTTCTGCGCCTCCATGATCTCGACCCAGTCGAGAAAAGCCCTTGTCAGCTTCGCCTCGTCGATCTCGAAACGCACGCCGAATGTGTCCGAGACCACCTTGGCGCTGCCGCGGAAGGTGGCGCGGAACCAGCGTAGCTGCCGCAACCGGTGGCGCAGGTCGGGCATAAGGGCCAGTTCGTCCCTGAAGGGCAGTTCCATTGCATGCATCCCGTTTGCTGACAGGCTAGCACAGCCGCGCCGCCGCCGAAATCGGCGACGGCCCTGTGGATGGCGTGGTGTAGTCCAATATCATACATATTGACATTCGCGGAAACAAATGTTCTCACTTTGCTGTTGTCGCGCGCCGGTCCAAGGTGCGGTTCAACGGAGGCTTCGGGAGGAGAACCGAATGGCGATTTGGCAGT from Mesorhizobium sp. NZP2077 encodes the following:
- a CDS encoding HAD family phosphatase, translated to MARPRTIIFDCDGVLVDSEPLAARAYERVYEKHGMPGVHGGIIAQCIGMKQSDIIVRIRELTGHQFPAAADGDIWAETKVLFTQELKPTLGIAAFLETLEGDRCVASSSSVERINHSLAVTGLAHFFGEAIYSSSMVKNGKPAPDIFLFAAARMGANPADCIVIEDSPFGIQGAVAAGMTAIGYTGGGHTYAEHAARLTAAGADFVCADWHDVSRQLSRLGVPA